Genomic DNA from Theobroma cacao cultivar B97-61/B2 chromosome 3, Criollo_cocoa_genome_V2, whole genome shotgun sequence:
tattttggttcaaaattatgaaatgtgactttagtaaTTTCGATGGAATAATGAGTAGGATaatatagataggcttgcttgggcttagtgggctatgtccattgggcccttacgtcggtcatggctcgagatttgggtcgtgatagACTTGGTATCAAAGCCCTAGGTTGTTTAGGTCTTAGgacttttttttgttggttcAGGGGAGTGTCGGGTCTTTATGTGAAAGTTTTAGTTGTAAAGTGTGAACTGCGGCACATTTTACAACTGAGAGACCGCGtagattccctatcttagaaaccaccttttaccttaagtatgattataaatgtatttaataacaggtgtttgctcttgtctaggtaagaatgtcGCCTAAGACACGAGCCACCTCAAGACGGATGGGGGAGCAAGATGTTCCTGATGAGTTGACAGATAGGCCACGGGCATCCACCCTTAGGGGCTAAGGTACACGTGGCAGGGCCACTAGATCGGTGAGGGAAGACAAGCTTGTGAGTAGGTGAGAGGAAGAACAGTCTTCGGGTGATGTAGATAGACAACCAACCGGGGGTATTACCATTAAGGATTTGGCAGCAGGCCTACAAGGAGTCAACcgggttgtagagatgatggtGACCCGTATAGATGATATATAGAGGATAGTGGAGGGGAGActacagtacaagaatcccCTAGCTCCCAAGGACAAGTCGATCACCAACATCATGAGGTCGAGAGGGGACATCTAGAGATTTCtcttcttgattttctcaagCTTAAGCCTCCGTCATTTTCAAAGTCTAATGCATCGAAAAAGCCCAAGATTTTCTTAGATAAGTtggagaaaatttgtaaagctTTGGGATGTTCTAGTGTCCGATCAGTCGAGCTAGTTGCCTTCCTACTAGAGAACGTGGCGCAAGAGTGGTATAGCTCTTTATGTAGAGGCAGACCAACGAATGCAACACCGTTGACTTGGAGTGAGTTCAGTATAGCTTTCTTATATCAATTTTTACCACTCAGTGTACGTAATGCCAGAGCCAGGGAGTTTGAGGCTTTAGTATAGACGTCGAATATGACGGTGTCAGAATACGACATCAAATTCACGCAGCTGGCTTAGTATGCACCTTATCTAGTGTCCATTGAGGAGATGAAAATTtagaggtttgtggatggCCTAGTGGAGCCATTGTTTAGGGCTGTGGCATCCCGAGATTTCAATACTTACTCCGCAGCAGTGGATTATGCTCAACGGATTGAGATGAGGACCAGTGAGAGTAGGGCTGCGAGAGATAAAGCAAAAAGGGCCAAGACAGAAGGTTATCAAGGTCGCAGAGATTTCAGCAGTGGGATGTCATCTTTTAGCTATCATGGTCCACAAAGGGACTCACGATTAACACAACAGGGGAGTGACAAGCCTGGTGCTAGTATTGGGGTGGGACAGAGAACCTTTAGTGCTAAGAGGCAGCAAGATTCGAGGTAGGGAAGTCAACTTATTCATCGTTGCGATACTTGTGGGGGATGGCATAGAGGAGAATGCCTTTTTGTTGTGAGTGTTTGTTTCTCATGCGATCAACTTGGACATATTAAGAGGAATTACCCGATGACTCATCAATCGCTAGGTTTTACTCTCGATTCTACCCAGCCAGCTTCATCTACTCAATCAATCGTCCCCTCATCTAATCGGGAGGCTAGTGGATCAAGAGGTAGAGGTGTTGGTACTTCCTCTCAGGGTAGGCCTTCTAGGTCTGAATGCTAGAGTTCCATCGGTAAAGGTCAAGCAAGGTTGTTTGCTTTAACACCGCAAGAGGCCCAAACATCCAACGTAGTGGTATAAAGTATTCTCTCAatttgtaatatgaatgctcgagCCTTATTTGATCCTGGTGCCACCCACTATTTTATCTCTCCATCTTTTGCATCTCGTTTGGATAAAGATCGTGCTAGGAGAGAAGAACAATTAGTAGTGTCTATTCCTTTAAATGAGGTATTTGTAGctgaatgggaatatgagtcctgTGTAGTTCTAGTCAAGGACAAAGACACTTCGGTGAATCTAatggtgttagacaccttagactttgacATGATTTTGGGGATGGATTGGCTATCACCCTACCATGCCAGTGTGCACTGCTATCACAAATTAGTTAGATTCGATTTTCCTAgtgaaccatcatttagtattcatgGGGACAAGAGTAATGCTCCAACTAATTTGATATCGGTTATGGCTACCAAAAGGTTATTAAGACAGGGTTGTTCAGGTTACTTGGCTGTGGTAAGGGATACTCAGTCGAACATTAGAGATATAGGCCAAGTGTCGGTGGTGAATGAGTTCATGGATGTGTTTTCCGATGAACTATCAAGTTTGCCTCCCGAAcaggagattgaattttgcatagatttgattctcgacactagacctatatccatacccctATATAGAATGGCACTTGTGAAACTTAAggagcttaaggatcagttataagatttgttggataaaggcttcatccaTCCTAGTGTCTCACCATAGGGAGCACCGATGTTATTTGTGAATAAGAAAGATGGGTCGCTTAGACTGTGCATTAACTATCGACAGTTGAATAAAGTGacagtgaagaataagtatcccTTTCCAAGAATAAATGATTTAGTTGATCAACTACAATGAGTGtaatgtttctctaagatagatctACGATCTGGAcaccatcagttgaggatcCGGAATGAAGATATACCCGAGTTTgcatttcgaacaagatatAGGTACTATGAGTTCTTGCCGATGTCATTTGGGCTTACGAATGCTCCTAcggcctttatggatttgatgaaccaaGTGTTCAAGCCctatttggacaagtttgtggtggtgtttattgatgacatcttgatctACTCGAAGAGCCGAGAGGAGCATGAGtagcatcttaagatagtgctccaaactttgagagaacatcgattatatgccaagttctccaagtttAAGTTTTGGCTTGAAAGAGTTACATTTTTAGGACATGTGGTATCCAATGATGGGGTACAAGTTGACCTAAAGAAAGTTAAGGCAGTGGAGAAGTGGCCAAGGCTGACCTCAGTTACagagattagaagctttttgggtttggtTGGCTATTATCGTTGTTTTGTGAATGACTTCTTTAAAATAGTCACCCCTCTGACTAAGTTGACACATAAGGATATAAAGTTTGAGTGGTCGATGCTTGTGAGaatagctttgagaagcttaaggcatgtctcaccacaaCTCCAGTATTAAGCCTACCACAAGGCACTAGGGGTTATACGGTATTCTGTGATGCATCGCGGGttggtttagggtgtgtattaatgAAACATGGGAAGGTGATCGCGTATGCATCAAGGTAACTTAAAATgcatgagcagaattaccccGTACACGATTTGGAGATGGCAGCAATCATGTtcgccttaaagatttggagacttTATTTGTATGGTGATACTTGTGAGATATATGCAGACCATAAAAgcttgaagtatatatttcagtagagggatcttaacttgcgGCAATGTaggtggatggagttgctaaaggattatgattgtacttTTCTTTACCATCCCGGTAAGGCAAATGTAGTGACGGATGCCTTGAGTCAAAAATCTATGGGAAGCCTGGCACATATCTCCGTAGATAGGAGATCCTTGATTAGGGAGATgcatagcttgggagacatgGGTGTGCATTTGGAAGTTTCGAAGGCAAAtgcattgctagcacattttagagtgaggcctaTCTTAATGGATCGGATTAAAGAAGCTCAAAGTAAATATGAGTTCGTAACTAAGACCTTAGTGGATCCttagggaaagaaaggaaaaaatgttTACCAAAGGCACAAATGGAGTGTTGATGTATGGGACTAGACTTTATGTGCCCGATAGTGATGGATTGAGGAACAAAATATTAGAAGAGGCACACATTGCAACCTATGTAGTACATTCAGGGACTACgaagatgtatcaagatttgaaagaggtatattggtgggaaggactcAAGAAAGATGTAGCTGAATTTGTCTCCAAGTGCTTGGTTTGTCAGCAGGTTAAGGCTAAGCATCAAAGACCTGTAGGGCTATTACAGCCATTACTAGTGcttgaatggaagtgggagcataTTGCAATGGATTTCATAACAGGTTTGCCTCGAACTAGTGGGGGATATGACTCGATTTGGATCATAGTGGACTGGTTAatgaaatcagcccattttttTCCGATTAAGACTACTTATGGTGCTGCCTAGTATGCTTGAAGTTATGTGGAAGAGATAGTGCTACTGCATGGTATacccatttctatagtatctgacagAGGAGCTTAGTTTACTACTAGGTTTTGGGGAAAGTTACAAGAAGCGTTAGGCACTAAGTTGGACTTCAGCACAACTTTCCACCCTTAAATTGATGGACAATCTGAACGGGTGATACAAACATTagaagatatgttgagggccCATGTAATAGACCTTGGGGTTAGGTGGGATCAATATGTACCTTTAGTGGAGTTTGCCTACAACAACAACTTCCAAtctagcatccaaatggcacaATTTGAAGCATTATATGGACGGAGATGTAGCTCACCCATTTgatggctagaggtgggagaaaggaaacttttagGGCCTGAGTTGGTGCAAGACGCCACCGAGAAGATACATATGATTCGATGAGGATGTTATCAGCTCAAAGTAAACAGAaatcatatgctgataacAGATAGAGAGACTTGGAGTTTCAAGTAGGAGATCATGTATTCTTGAAGGTCTCACCAACGAAAGGAGTAATGAGGTTCAGCAAGAAAGGAAAGTTGAGCCCTAGGTATATTGGACccttcgagatcttagaaaaGGTTGGAGCAATGGCTTATCGTTTGGCATTACCACCAGACCTCTCAAATATTCACCCTGTATTTCATGTGTCAATGCTTAGGAAGTATAATCCGGATCCATCTCACGTAATGCGGTATGAAACCATCCagttgaaagatgatttgACTTATGAGGAGCAACCAGTAGCCATCCTTCATCAGCAAGTCAAAAAGCTCCGTTCAAAGGAAGTAGCATCAGTGAAAGTGTTGTGGCGAAACCACACCAGTGAAgaggtaacgtgggaagcTGATGAGGAAATGCGAGCAAAGTATCCCCATCTTTTTGATGAATAGAGGTAAGTTACCTAAtagttgaatttaaattcgagGATCGAATTtctttaagtgggggagaatgtgagacctcaacctctataggctcgtAACTAGGCATAGACGCAATAACATTGGCCAAGGGCagttttgtcatttccttagtaagcccctaaaaataaatttttaaacaatactatggcctaagtaggcctaaggcataaatgaatgatgaaatacTGATAAAATGgcgaagaaaataaaaataatgatgattctcgaggtaggggcaaaatggtcatttttcacctcaagtcaaaatttttaagttttgttaaCCTGAGCATTTCtaaaccattatggacttgttTCAGTATTAAAATAGTagaaagattgcataaaagggTTGAtggagaacaagttaacttgctaagggcatttttgaaaattcaagtggaatagataagcttgagctataaatatctttttctttcagtagcttcttctccttcttcttccttccatctcacgttgctttcCTCCTCCAtagaagcttgatatgaagcctccataactttctctctctagctccaattttcatgcttttgtccaccttttcataaaacctttgtcctctttcactctctcactttaaaacccttgcaAAATcctacttccatactttctctcactagctaggtgtttagagagagaaagagagaactcccataatagcttggaaaatttttggaaagaatttcaaagttacaaagctatcaaggtgagtagtaaattgaagttgagttttaagtgttgagaatgtcTAGTAATTAGATTTGTAAGAGTTTATTTGTTGGGAGTGTTATTCATTTAAGTGTGATTAGAGTATTGCAAACAATAAccatttaatggtagttggaaactagttaaGAATGACTAGTATAacccaatttagaaaatagctttggaatagtattaatgccaagttgggttAATGATGATGTTGTTGTTCATGATAGGTCCCAACAAAGTCCCACAGCCtcaattggaccattagggaagttagagttggctaaaggctcaacaaagtaccggtgagtgaacttgcatttcaaaattgtctTGGGAATATGAATGTGTTTTACACAAAACATTTGAacgattttatccaacttttctaaaaaatgagtgccttgggaacaagcccttgataaattgtctctatgttgTGACATATGGCTATTATGAATTCATGCACTACTACattttgttgatatatatatacacaaatatatgttgtgtgatgatattgacccggttatgtgtgaatgggagtgcacataagccgatgctgacccggctatgtgcgagtagggagtgcacataagccgatgctgacccagctatgtgcgagtagggagtgcacatgagctgatgatgatagGATGATGTGCATGGTGATggatacatatatatatatatatatatatatacatatatatatacatatatagatatgtgtgttatagaaagttcatggttatggtatatggttttgCACATGTGAAccttgcatgttgaactttgggaatTATTATGCGTTCcatgttgattttgtcattttagaAAAATGGCATTTTCTTGAAAGTagggaaatttttttttttgcagcaagaaactctcgggtttggaggggtagTGCTGGTtgaaatctcgctgcagcgagaaactttctgttttatggcaaaaattttgctacagcgaaatactttctgttttgctccTTATTTTGTTCGGTTGCTgtcctattttccacttcttaggtaccatagttgagcatagacttctaacattaaggaattaattagttaagtttgaaatgatgtggtttggtgagaaaccctcggccaattgagaaaccctcgttcggctaaCAACTTGAATCCAaacttcgctgcagcgaaaattcattcttcgTTGCAGCgtgccttttcgctgcagcgaggacccaTAGTTTACTTGACTTAATTTGCATAAAGGCTATTAaggttttcactcttcaaatcatTTGTTGGGCATGGACCCTTTTtatcaagtgatttactcatttggggtttacatgaggggttttgataagagccaaattaaattgcattgttttaaagataaattcatcatgatttctttaaattttccttgttcactcactgggtttatgctcaccgttttcaacttcatgttttcagatcaagaggaagctggtaactaggtcgaggtgtcttcgtatattcgacccttggtatgtgtctcggcattcaatagctgtacattcatctgagtttctccgctggaagttgagtcttttttgttgtgtatagacaaactccatgtaaattattaagacgTATGTTTAGACAATACATGTATCTTTGATTGGTAATACCactacgagttggcaatgcttagcattatttttgttccaaattatgaaatttgacTTTAGTAATTTCGATGGAATAATGAGTAGGCTAATAtagagaggcttgcttgggcttagtgggctatgtccattgggcccttacgccgatcatggcctgagatttgggtcgtgacattgcACCAACTCATTAATCACCTTTAATTTCCTCATAAATTGTCTTGTTTTCTCGACTCATAGCAAAGCATCTATATTGTGTCAGTTTACATTTGATTCCAACACAATTTAATGTTCGAATGAATTTTCCATGTGTGTGTGAAATCTCTTATAAAGAGTATCATGCACTTCAAATAAGATTATGCTCGTACAGATTTAAAACTAGCTCAAAATTtcataagtttgcttttcacCTATTTCTCCACTAATTTAGGATAACATTTAATAATGGATTGTTAGGACTTTATTCAGCTTGTAATATAAGGCTAGGGTAAGAGTAGGATATAGTATATAATGAGACTTAAATTaccttaagcatataattattctaagACCTATGTAGTTTTACTTCTCTTCACCTAGTATATCTTTTTCCTTCCCTTCACTTTTCATTTATCAAGCATTTATTCTCAAATCAACACCCCCAAACTTGTTTCTTTCAGTGATAAAAGGATGAATGCTTTGcattgaatttcaaattttt
This window encodes:
- the LOC108661121 gene encoding uncharacterized protein LOC108661121, which codes for MRFSKKGKLSPRYIGPFEILEKVGAMAYRLALPPDLSNIHPVFHVSMLRKYNPDPSHVMRYETIQLKDDLTYEEQPVAILHQQVKKLRSKEVASVKVLWRNHTSEEVTWEADEEMRAKYPHLFDE